The following coding sequences are from one Eucalyptus grandis isolate ANBG69807.140 chromosome 11, ASM1654582v1, whole genome shotgun sequence window:
- the LOC120290038 gene encoding rust resistance kinase Lr10-like — protein MQILHFDIKPHNILLDKNFTPKVSDFGLAKLYPIGHSTVSMTAARGTLGYMAPELFYKNIGGISFKADVYSFGMLLMEMASKRKNVNANAEHSSQIYFPLWVYDQVNGGEGVEMEGVVEEEREVIKKMIIVALWCIQLIPDHRPPMNKVLEMLEGDISNVHMPPKPLIYPPDEPVDEDKAELELETFSISSSTPIISTSFPFGDSNDV, from the coding sequence ATGCAAATACTACACTTTGATATCAAACCTCACAACATTCTTTTAGATAAGAATTTCACTCCGaaagtttctgattttggaCTCGCGAAACTATATCCCATTGGTCATAGTACAGTTTCAATGACTGCTGCAAGAGGAACTTTGGGATACATGGCGCCTGAGTTGTTCTACAAAAATATCGGTGGTATATCTTTTAAAGCggatgtctatagctttgggATGTTGCTTATGGAAATGGcgagtaaaaggaaaaatgtaaatGCCAATGCAGAACACTCAAGCCAAATTTACTTTCCGCTTTGGGTGTATGACCAAGTTAATGGAGGAGAAGGTGTTGAAATGGAAGGAGTTGTAGAAGAGGAAAGGGAGGTgataaaaaagatgataatagtTGCACTTTGGTGTATACAGTTAATCCCTGACCATCGGCCGCCAATGAACAAAGTCTTAGAAatgcttgaaggagatattAGTAATGTCCATATGCCTCCAAAACCTCTTATCTACCCACCAGATGAGCCAGTTGATGAAGACAAAGCCGAGTTGGAATTAGAAACATTCTCTATTTCATCGAGCACTCCCATAATTTCCACTAGTTTTCCATTTGGAGATAGCAACGATGTCTAG
- the LOC120289663 gene encoding uncharacterized protein LOC120289663, whose product MEKRRVLLIYASSGVVQGDPSGLATQCDYGRISSPFDANLDKLPRDDQSKSVSLGGTAESSGLWNEQALRYYGKIEDIGGSYCLKRPIAAPLMTETCTNGGASHSDDLLSWEKHGGFISGKHVDASSSLDLPRVFHETHPQAAMPELS is encoded by the exons ATGGAGAAA CGACGCGTGTTACTCATTTATGCGTCGTCCGGGGTAGTTCAGGGTGATCCCTCGGGGCTGGCTACTCAGTGCGACTATGGCAGAATATCATCTCCTTTTGATGCGAACTTGGATAAGTTGCCTCGTGATGATCAAAGCAAAAGTGTGAGTTTGGGAGGTACAGCTGAATCAAGTGGCCTTTGGAATGAGCAGGCACTTAGATATTATGGTAAAATTGAGGATATAGGTGGGAGTTACTGCTTGAAGAGGCCTATTGCCGCTCCATTAATGACTGAAACTTGTACAAACGGAG GAGCTTCTCATAGTGATGATCTTTTGAGTTGGGAAAAGCATGGTGGATTTATAAGTGGAAAACACGTGGATG CATCATCAAGCTTGGATTTGCCTAGAGTATTTCATGAAACACATCCTCAGGCAGCAATGCCAGAGTTATCTTGA